A window of Oncorhynchus nerka isolate Pitt River linkage group LG4, Oner_Uvic_2.0, whole genome shotgun sequence contains these coding sequences:
- the LOC115115529 gene encoding uncharacterized protein LOC115115529 has translation MSDEAVFETIEEVNKHISHVEESTCVKYISYRVDKRFNDQGWKPQDHKNRLYWEWKYGKGTPSIPFDRVPFMFIGHKLMGCHRGRAKCGFKKRQELEDQREKDGKEKRNLLLKTKKVACPAVFTISRIVKFPGFKLEKDTSRLRRVKSISIKQALQTDPASVQWKIQYFLKIPSVTDHKGHPIGKGADQMDDRVKGYIRALVQQGVRKVKEVKNQMVQYVRTELFQDTTPPPLRRFFPTEKTIHAVMAQVIAEEHYSKIDLVNLLTLAENWKAEAPRINFLLRVQSEVENLLLCYQTDWQRRLLRQYGKEVCFLDAAYKRTRFPLPLFFLCVRTNVSVAPVGLFVVQSRSAEALGEALGVFRQWNRGWSPAYILTEHCPVEMKAVEAAFTGAQAVFSDHLRERTWTKWLSNRSRAITNQEGIFDMMKAIAGALTREQHQRAVELLQQSPIWLEKRQLFRNWFTNKWLSEEKRWANAVRVDIVNFVSMVNGGLAMQSDFFTHNNMKVHKKETLSQMLQFIVDDYFPQMHQRYTDLNSQSSGEYNLNPTVPPFLWHRPWSVVALVMDNMSAALQDPDIVVEQASDGTFRVKSLAETTAARSYAVSFGSESTWPSCECEVWRDQRLPCEHFCHVFRSEPNWTWEHLCPKYRDHPLLTLHSQTTHTEEMEEALNGLMHLSPASPVSLQWDGPEETVPLVQTPQTPQLQLHSIQTQWVAPQGLREREELQKEELQRECVAKLKSIMENVSGINDIDHLQELRQKLDVLQAQSEAMLVQKDASVKTVTTPTGRRKRAGMEIIVAMPKRIKVLSRVDVENVQK, from the exons ATGAGCGACGAAGCTGTATTTGAAACAATTGAAGAGGTCAATAAGCATATCTCACACGTGGAAGAGTCAACCTGTGTGAAATATATTTCTTATCGTGTGGACAAGCGATTCAATGACCAAG GTTGGAAACCACAGGACCACAAGAACCGGTTATACTGGGAATGGAAGTACGGCAAGggtactccctctatcccctttGACAGAGTACCCTTCATGTTCATCGGACACAAACTGATGGGATGCCACAGGGGCCGGGCAAAGTGTGGATTCAAGAAGAGGCAGGAACTTGAGGATCAAAGG GAAAAAGATGGCAAGGAAAAAAGAAACCTGTTGCTGAAAACCAAGAAAGTAGCATGCCCTGCTGTGTTCACAATCAGCCGCATTGTGAAGTTCCCTGGATTCAAG TTGGAGAAGGACACATCACGGTTGAGGAGGGTCAAGTCTATTTCCATCAAACAAGCTCTCCAGACAGACCCAGCCTCGGTGCAGTGGAAGATACAGTATTTCCTCAAAATACCCAGTGTCACTGACCACAAGGGCCATCCTATTGGAAAG GGTGCAGATCAGATGGACGACAGGGTCAAAGGTTACATCCGAGCGTTGGTGCAGCAGGGGGTGAGGAAGGTGAAGGAGGTAAAGAACCAGATGGTCCAGTACGTGCGGACGGAGCTGTTCCAAGACACGACCCCGCCGCCGCTGAGGCGCTTCTTCCCCACTGAGAAAACCATCCATGCCGTCATGGCTCAGGTCATCGCGGAGGAACACTACAGTAAAATAGACCTGGTCAACCTGCTG aCCTTGGCAGAGAATTGGAAGGCAGAAGCTCCTAGAATCAACTTCCTGCTTAGGGTTCAATCAGAGGTCGAGAACCTGTTGCTCTGCTACCAGACGGACTGGCAGCGGCGGCTGCTTCGGCAGTATGGCAAGGAGGTGTGCTTCCTGGACGCGGCCTATAAGAGGACGCGCTTccccctgccactcttcttcctGTGCGTGCGCACCAATGTGAGCGTGGCGCCGGTGGGCCTGTTTGTCGTGCAGTCGAGGAGCGCCGAAGCCTTGGGGGAGGCGCTGGGGGTGTTCAGGCAGTGGAACCGGGGCTGGAGCCCAGCCTACATCCTCACTGAACACTGCCCTGTGGAGATGAAGGCGGTGGAGGCAGCATTCACAG GTGCTCAGGCAGTCTTCAGCGATCACCTGCGGGAGAGGACCTGGACCAAGTGGCTGAGCAACCGGTCCCGAGCCATCACCAACCAGGAGGGGATCTTTGATATGATGAAGGCCATCGCTGGTGCCCTTACCAGAGAGCAACACCAGAGGGCAGTAGAACTACTACAGCAGAGCCCCATCTGGTTGGAAAAGAGACAACTTTTCAGGAACTGGTTCACTAACAAGTGGCTGTCAGAGGAGAAG AGATGGGCGAACGCTGTGAGGGTTGATATTGTCAACTTTGTGTCTATGGTGAACGGAGGTCTGGCAATGCAGAGCGACTTTTTCACACATAATAACATGAAGGTCCATAAAAAAGAGACCCTGAGCCAAATGCTGCAGTTTATTGTTGACGACTACTTCCCACAGATGCACCAAAG GTACACAGACCTCAACAGCCAGTCCTCTGGCGAGTACAACCTCAACCCCACTGTGCCTCCGTTCCTGTGGCAtcgcccttggagtgtggtggcCCTGGTGATGGACAACATGTCTGCGGCCCTGCAAGACCCCGACATCGTGGTGGAGCAGGCCAGCGACGGCACCTTCCGGGTGAAGAGTCTGGCAGAGACCACGGCAGCGCGGTCCTACGCGGTCAGCTTCGGTTCAGAGTCCACCTGGCCATCCTGTGAGTGTGAGGTGTGGAGGGACCAGCGCCTGCCCTGTGAACACTTCTGTCACGTCTTCAGGTCTGAGCCTAATTGGACCTGGGAGCACCTGTGTCCCAAATACAGGGACCACCCTCTGCTCACGCTGCATTCACAGACCACTCAcacagaggagatggaggaagcCCTCAATGGTCTAATGCATCTCTCCCCagcttccccagtctctcttcagTGGGATGGGCCTGAAGAAACAGTGCCACTGGTGCAAACTCCTCAAACTCCACAGTTACAACTGCATAGCATACAAACACAGTGGGTGGCCCCACAGGGTCTGCGGGAGAGGGAGGAACTGCAAAAGGAGGAACTGCAGAGGGAGTGTGTGGCCAAACTCAAATCCATCATGGAGAATGTGAGCGGGATCAACGACATTGACCACCTACAGGAGCTCAGGCAGAAACTGGACGTTCTCCAGGCTCAGAGTGAGGCCATGCTGGTTCAGAAGGACGCTAGCGTCAAAACAGTTACCACCCCCACGGGGAGGAGAAAAAGGGCAGGGATGGAGATTATCGTGGCCATGCCCAAACGCATCAAAGTGCTCTCCCGGGTTGATGTAGAAAATGTTCAGAAATAG